A genomic segment from Malaclemys terrapin pileata isolate rMalTer1 chromosome 1, rMalTer1.hap1, whole genome shotgun sequence encodes:
- the CDKN1B gene encoding cyclin-dependent kinase inhibitor 1B, which produces MSNVRISNGSPTLERMEARQSEYPKPSACRNLFGPVNHEELNRDLKKHCKDMEEACQRKWNFDFQNHKPLAGKFEWQAVEKGSSPDFYFRLPRPPKVACKSAIHESLDVNGNCPTVIVVGSQGISEDTHFVDQKTDVSENQTDLADQCSGQRKRPATDDSSPQPKRANTTEEEVSEESPSASSVEQTPKKCSPRKRQT; this is translated from the exons atgtcaAACGTACGTATTTCGAATGGGAGCCCGACCCTGGAGCGGATGGAAGCCCGGCAGTCGGAGTATCCCAAGCCTTCAGCTTGCAGGAACCTCTTTGGGCCCGTGAATCACGAAGAGTTAAACAGGGACTTAAAGAAGCACTGCAAGGACATGGAAGAGGCATGTCAAAGGAAGTGGAATTTTGATTTCCAGAATCACAAGCCCCTGGCTGGCAAGTTCGAGTGGCAAGCCGTGGAGAAAGGGAGCTCGCCCGACTTCTACTTCAGACTCCCGAGGCCCCCCAAAGTCGCTTGCAAATCTGCCATCCATGAGAGTTTGGATGTAAATGGAAACTGCCCAACGGTGATTGTAGTCGGTTCTCAGGGAATCTCAGAGGACACTCACTTTGTAGATCAAAAAACTGATGTATCTGAAAATCAAACGGACTTAGCAGACCAGTGCAGTGGGCAAAGAAAACGACCAGCGACGGATG ATTCTTCTCCTCAACCTAAAAGAGCCAACACAACAGAAGAAGAGGTTTCAGAAGAATCCCCCAGTGCCAGCTCAGTGGAGCAAACACCCAAGAAATGCAGCCCAAGAAAACGTCAAACGTAA